One Nerophis lumbriciformis linkage group LG19, RoL_Nlum_v2.1, whole genome shotgun sequence DNA segment encodes these proteins:
- the LOC133618567 gene encoding protein lifeguard 1, which produces MSEQGETSIEPAFLDMPTPTPPPPYDEEGQQQPPPPYSQDSPEDPEAKGDAAECESSPDTKPDSTPEAVPLYESSAFQDKAVRRAFVRKVFSILTLQLVFTFTVVSVFTFSDVVKKAVQYNFYAYISSFCIFAVVAIALSCCQSLSRRHPWNIVSLVIVTISLSYVVGTMASYHDTRAVIITMASTLAISFTIIAFSAQTRYDLSICHGLLLVLAVDLLMFGVFSTFYYSYIAEVCYGSLGALVYALFLMFDCQLMMGLMGHRLDPEEYVTAALMIYLDIMLIFIYLLGRR; this is translated from the exons ATGTCTGAGCAAGGAGAGACATCAATCGAGCCCGCCTTTTTGGACATGCCCACACCAACGCCACCACCACCGTACGATGAAGAGGGGCAGCAGCAGCCGCCGCCCCCGTACTCCCAAGACTCGCCCGAAGACCCTGAGGCCAAAGGTGATGCGGCGGAATGCGAGTCTTCCCCCGATACAAAACCGGATTCTACGCCGGAAGCGGTTCCGCTTTACGAGTCATCTGCTTTCCAGGACAAGGCAGTGAGGAGGGCGTTTGTTCGGAAG GTGTTCAGCATCCTGACCCTTCAGCTGGTGTTCACCTTCACTGTAGTGTCTGTGTTCACCTTCTCCGATGTGGTCAAGAAAGCGGTCCAGTATAACTTTTATGCCTATATCAGCTCCTTCTGCATCTTTGCTGTGGTCGCCATCGCCCTCAGCTGTTGCCAGTCCCTCAGTCGTCGTCACCCCTGGAACATCGTGAGCCTG GTCATTGTCACTATCAGCCTTTCATATGTGGTGGGCACCATGGCCTCCTACCACGACACCAGAGCTGTGATCATCACTATGGCGTCGACCTTGGCCATTTCCTTTACCATCATCGCTTTCTCTGCACAG ACGCGCTACGATCTGAGCATTTGCCACGGCCTCCTGTTGGTTCTGGCGGTGGACTTGTTGATGTTTGGCGTGTTCAGCACCTTCTACTACTCGTACATTGCTGAAGTCTGCTATGGATCTTTGGGCGCTCTGGTCTATGCTTTG TTCCTGATGTTTGACTGTCAGCTGATGATGGGACTGATGGGCCACCGCTTGGATCCTGAGGAGTATGTCACCGCCGCTTTGATGATCTACCTGGACATTATGCTCATCTTCATTTACCTGCTAGGGAGGCGGTGA
- the parp2 gene encoding poly [ADP-ribose] polymerase 2 isoform X1 produces the protein MTRRTRSSKSKSLLQNEEVQSHKVWQWQGDEGQWEPYSTSDCALLDSAVTSGKTSISLTLGSGAPYEVDLKKMVQINPVSKYKRKIRSQPAKTGGGSDDKGDTSAPNGGPVEVKEEEEESEERPAATSKRKRSQSKSEGKSDKRLKEETQSEEVVKTVVMKGKAPVDLECQKKLGMAHVYCEGEDVYDVMMNQTNLQYNNNKYYLIQLLEDDASKAFSVWMRWGRVGKVGQNSLTPCNGDLQKAKDIFKRKFLDKTKNEWEHRASFEKVAGKYDMVYMDYSTSSKDEKETLPVAEVPEKKISKLDIKVQSLLELICDLKAMEEVVLEMKFDTRKAPLGKLTLEQISAGYTALKRIETCLKHKDRARELVEACNQFYTRIPHDFGLKTPPIIRTEDELKKKIELLEALRDIQIAVKMVQSSDNGDEHPLDRHYSSLKCQLNPLDPVSQEYKVIEKYLQSTHASTHADYTMSVLDIFAVDRDGETAHFTSQIHNRMLLWHGSRLTNWVGILSQGLRVAPPEAPVTGYMFGKGIYFADMSSKSANYCFARNHNQVGLLMLCEVAVGDSNEVLDANYNANNLPAGKHSTKGVGQTGPNPKNSVVLNGMTVPMGPCVKTAAVAGSGSVYSLLYNEFVVYNPAQTRMRYLLRIKFNYSSLW, from the exons ATGACGAGGCGGACAAGAAGTTCTAAAAGCAAATCGTTGCTACAAAATGAAGAAGTCCAGTCTCACAAAG TGTGGCAGTGGCAGGGAGATGAAGGTCAATGGGAACCGTACTCAACATCCGACTGTGCCTTGCTGGACTCCGCTGTCACCTCAGGGAAAACCTCCATCTCTCTGACTTTGGGCTCAGGGGCGCCTTATGAGGTGGACCTGAAGAAGATGGTCCAAATCAATCCTGTCAGCAAGTACAAGAGAAAGATTCGCTCCCAGCCGGCGAAAACAG GAGGAGGTTCTGACGACAAAGGTGACACGAGCGCTCCTAACGGTGGTCCAGTTGAAgtcaaagaagaagaggaggagagcgAGGAGCGGCCAGCTGCGACAAGCAAGAGGAAACGAAGCCAGAGCAAGAGCGAAGGGAAATCTGATAAAAGGCTAAAAGAAGAAACACAGAGTGAAG AAGTTGTGAAGACAGTGGTCATGAAGGGAAAAGCTCCGGTGGACTTGGAGTGCCAGAAGAAGCTTGGAATG GCTCATGTTTACTGTGAAGGAGAGGACGTTTACGACGTAATGATGAACCAG ACCAAtcttcagtacaacaacaacaaatattacCTGATCCAGCTGCTGGAGGACGACGCCTCCAAGGCGTTCAGCGTGTGGATGAGGTGGGGCAGAG TGGGCAAAGTGGGTCAGAACAGCCTGACGCCGTGCAATGGAGATCTGCAGAAAGCCAAAGATATCTTCAAGAGAAA GTTTTTGGACAAGACCAAGAACGAGTGGGAACACAGAGCAAGCTTTGAGAAGGTGGCTGGGAAATATGACATGGTCTACATGGACTACAGCACAAGTTCTAAG GATGAGAAGGAGACCCTGCCAGTCGCCGAAGTGCCAGAGAAGAAAATCTCCAAGCTGGACATAAAGGTCCAGTCTCTGCTGGAGCTCATCTGTGACCTCAAAGCAATGGAGGAGGTTGTGCTGGAAATGAAGTTCGACACTCGCAAAGCTCCCCTTG GAAAGCTGACTTTGGAGCAGATCAGTGCGGGCTACACGGCGCTAAAGAGGATTGAGACGTGCTTAAAGCATAAAGACCGCGCCCGTGAGCTGGTGGAAGCCTGCAACCAGTTCTATACCCGCATCCCGCACGACTTTGG ACTGAAAACGCCGCCCATTATTCGGACAGAAGACGAGCTGAAGAAAAAAATTGAGCTCTTGGAG GCCTTGAGGGACATTCAGATCGCAGTCAAAATGGTCCAGAGCAGCGATAATGGTGATGAGCATCCTCTGGACCGACACTACAGCTCCCTCAAATGCCAGCTGAACCCTCTGGACCCCGTCAGCCAAGAATACAAG GTGATTGAAAAGTACTTGCAGTCCACTCACGCCTCCACACACGCTGACTACACCATGAGCGTGCTGGACATCTTTGCTGTGGACCGAGACGGCGAGACAGCCCACTTCACGTCACAAATACATAACAG GATGCTGCTGTGGCACGGATCTCGCCTCACTAACTGGGTCGGCATCCTCAGCCAGGGGCTCCGAGTGGCGCCGCCCGAAGCTCCCGTCACAGGTTACATG TTCGGTAAAGGCATCTACTTCGCCGACATGTCATCGAAGAGCGCCAACTACTGTTTTGCCAGAAACCACAACCAAGTCGGTCTGCTGATGCTCTGCGAG gTCGCCGTGGGAGACAGTAACGAGGTCTTGGACGCCAACTACAATGCCAACAACTTGCCGGCTGGAAAACACAGCACCAAGGGTGTAGGACAGACCGGACCCAACCCCAAAAACTCTGTGGTTCT GAACGGCATGACGGTGCCAATGGGTCCGTGCGTGAAGACGGCGGCAGTGGCGGGCAGTGGGAGCGTTTACTCGCTCCTCTACAACGAGTTTGTCGTCTACAACCCGGCCCAGACGCGCATGCGCTACCTGTTGCGCATTAAGTTCAACTACTCATCGCTCTGGTGA
- the mettl17 gene encoding ribosome assembly protein METTL17, mitochondrial, which yields MGTRRYVSRVFCQQASVVKILSRNITAAANPQTNLDFLEGRPHKQHPGVSHLKTLRLPEEFLTAACSIIDKAQVTQLPDRTLKLTNFLWSRKRAVEDSTLRQKALVLENKLWEKAAEKAGNVDKHLLGERIQREVISELRRTFYRWTPLKYNEELGVVYMASRMAGGYAAVRRALNEIKKRDPTFAPQSLLDFGSGLGTVAWASHSYWADTLKEIVCVDSSGPMNILAERLLKGDDEHAPSHIKHVYFRQFLPVSPKVQFDLVTSAYTLSEIPNIKEREEAVFTLWRKTSSYLLLVENGTKEGHQILMEARDTLLQKKEKTVYDTRPASVFAPCSHEKTCPKLALTPAVPCNFHQMYMPLYGHNSLIEKFSYLILTREPPSEAKSDRAVEWSRLIASPQARTRHVHCRMCCPDGQLKHVVVTARKHGRDVYRCARNSEWGDQLPLIPDVDDNDMIQNDSE from the exons ATGGGGACACGACGCTACGTTTCCCGTGTCTTCTGTCAGCAGGCGAGCGTAGTGAAGATATTGAGCAGG AACATAACTGCTGCTGCAAACCCTCAGACCAACTTAGATTTCCTAGAAGGGCGACCACACAAACAACATCCAGGTGTCAGCCACCTCAAAACCCTGCGCCTACCCGAGGAGTTCCTGACAGCCGCATGCTCAATCATTGACA AGGCTCAGGTGACTCAACTTCCCGACCGCACTCTCAAGCTGACAAACTTCCTGTGGAGCCGGAAGCGAGCTGTGGAGGACTCCACCCTGAGACAGAAAGCGCTCGTTCTTGAGAATAAGCTGTGGGAAAAAGCAGCGGAGAAAGCAGGAA ATGTGGACAAGCACCTACTGGGGGAACGCATCCAGAGGGAGGTTATTTCTGAGCTCAGACGAACATTTTATCGCTGGACTCCCTTGAA gtataatgaGGAGCTAGGCGTGGTTTATATGGCGTCCCGCATGGCTGGAGGATACGCTGCTGTCAGGAGGGCTCTTAATGAG ATTAAGAAGCGGGATCCTACCTTTGCTCCTCAGTCTCTCCTGGATTTTGGGTCTGGCCTGGGAACTGTGGCCTG gGCGTCGCACTCTTACTGGGCTGACACTTTGAAGGagattgtgtgtgtggacagctCAGGACCCATGAACATTTTGGCAGAGCGACTTCTTAAAG GTGATGATGAACATGCTCCCTCTCACATTAAGCACGTCTACTTTAGGCAGTTCCTCCCCGTTTCCCCCAAG GTGCAGTTTGACCTTGTGACGTCCGCCTACACCTTGTCGGAGATTCCCAACATTAAGGAGCGAGAAGAGGCGGTGTTCACTCTGTGGAGAAAGACCTCCTCCTATCTG TTATTGGTGGAAAACGGTACCAAAGAAGGGCATCAGATCCTCATGGAGGCCAGAGACACTTTATTACAG AAGAAAGAAAAGACTGTCTACGACACCAGACCAGCATCAGTGTTTgcaccg TGTTCCCATGAAAAGACATGTCCCAAACTAGCGCTCACGCCTGCAGTACCCTGCAACTTCCACCAGATGTACATGCCACTCTACGGG CACAACAGTCTGATTGAGAAGTTCAGCTACCTGATTCTGACACGGGAGCCCCCTTCTGAGGCGAAGAGCGACAGGGCGGTGGAGTGGTCCAGGCTAATTGCGTCCCCTCAGGCCAGGACAAGACACGTGCATTGCCGCATGTGCTGCCCCGACGGTCAGCTGAAGCACGTAGTAGTGACCGCACGAAAACACGGCAG GGATGTGTACCGCTGCGCCCGCAACAGTGAGTGGGGCGACCAACTTCCACTTATTCCGGATGTAGATGACAATGACATGATCCAAAATGACAGCGAGTGA
- the parp2 gene encoding poly [ADP-ribose] polymerase 2 isoform X2 encodes MVQINPVSKYKRKIRSQPAKTGGGSDDKGDTSAPNGGPVEVKEEEEESEERPAATSKRKRSQSKSEGKSDKRLKEETQSEEVVKTVVMKGKAPVDLECQKKLGMAHVYCEGEDVYDVMMNQTNLQYNNNKYYLIQLLEDDASKAFSVWMRWGRVGKVGQNSLTPCNGDLQKAKDIFKRKFLDKTKNEWEHRASFEKVAGKYDMVYMDYSTSSKDEKETLPVAEVPEKKISKLDIKVQSLLELICDLKAMEEVVLEMKFDTRKAPLGKLTLEQISAGYTALKRIETCLKHKDRARELVEACNQFYTRIPHDFGLKTPPIIRTEDELKKKIELLEALRDIQIAVKMVQSSDNGDEHPLDRHYSSLKCQLNPLDPVSQEYKVIEKYLQSTHASTHADYTMSVLDIFAVDRDGETAHFTSQIHNRMLLWHGSRLTNWVGILSQGLRVAPPEAPVTGYMFGKGIYFADMSSKSANYCFARNHNQVGLLMLCEVAVGDSNEVLDANYNANNLPAGKHSTKGVGQTGPNPKNSVVLNGMTVPMGPCVKTAAVAGSGSVYSLLYNEFVVYNPAQTRMRYLLRIKFNYSSLW; translated from the exons ATGGTCCAAATCAATCCTGTCAGCAAGTACAAGAGAAAGATTCGCTCCCAGCCGGCGAAAACAG GAGGAGGTTCTGACGACAAAGGTGACACGAGCGCTCCTAACGGTGGTCCAGTTGAAgtcaaagaagaagaggaggagagcgAGGAGCGGCCAGCTGCGACAAGCAAGAGGAAACGAAGCCAGAGCAAGAGCGAAGGGAAATCTGATAAAAGGCTAAAAGAAGAAACACAGAGTGAAG AAGTTGTGAAGACAGTGGTCATGAAGGGAAAAGCTCCGGTGGACTTGGAGTGCCAGAAGAAGCTTGGAATG GCTCATGTTTACTGTGAAGGAGAGGACGTTTACGACGTAATGATGAACCAG ACCAAtcttcagtacaacaacaacaaatattacCTGATCCAGCTGCTGGAGGACGACGCCTCCAAGGCGTTCAGCGTGTGGATGAGGTGGGGCAGAG TGGGCAAAGTGGGTCAGAACAGCCTGACGCCGTGCAATGGAGATCTGCAGAAAGCCAAAGATATCTTCAAGAGAAA GTTTTTGGACAAGACCAAGAACGAGTGGGAACACAGAGCAAGCTTTGAGAAGGTGGCTGGGAAATATGACATGGTCTACATGGACTACAGCACAAGTTCTAAG GATGAGAAGGAGACCCTGCCAGTCGCCGAAGTGCCAGAGAAGAAAATCTCCAAGCTGGACATAAAGGTCCAGTCTCTGCTGGAGCTCATCTGTGACCTCAAAGCAATGGAGGAGGTTGTGCTGGAAATGAAGTTCGACACTCGCAAAGCTCCCCTTG GAAAGCTGACTTTGGAGCAGATCAGTGCGGGCTACACGGCGCTAAAGAGGATTGAGACGTGCTTAAAGCATAAAGACCGCGCCCGTGAGCTGGTGGAAGCCTGCAACCAGTTCTATACCCGCATCCCGCACGACTTTGG ACTGAAAACGCCGCCCATTATTCGGACAGAAGACGAGCTGAAGAAAAAAATTGAGCTCTTGGAG GCCTTGAGGGACATTCAGATCGCAGTCAAAATGGTCCAGAGCAGCGATAATGGTGATGAGCATCCTCTGGACCGACACTACAGCTCCCTCAAATGCCAGCTGAACCCTCTGGACCCCGTCAGCCAAGAATACAAG GTGATTGAAAAGTACTTGCAGTCCACTCACGCCTCCACACACGCTGACTACACCATGAGCGTGCTGGACATCTTTGCTGTGGACCGAGACGGCGAGACAGCCCACTTCACGTCACAAATACATAACAG GATGCTGCTGTGGCACGGATCTCGCCTCACTAACTGGGTCGGCATCCTCAGCCAGGGGCTCCGAGTGGCGCCGCCCGAAGCTCCCGTCACAGGTTACATG TTCGGTAAAGGCATCTACTTCGCCGACATGTCATCGAAGAGCGCCAACTACTGTTTTGCCAGAAACCACAACCAAGTCGGTCTGCTGATGCTCTGCGAG gTCGCCGTGGGAGACAGTAACGAGGTCTTGGACGCCAACTACAATGCCAACAACTTGCCGGCTGGAAAACACAGCACCAAGGGTGTAGGACAGACCGGACCCAACCCCAAAAACTCTGTGGTTCT GAACGGCATGACGGTGCCAATGGGTCCGTGCGTGAAGACGGCGGCAGTGGCGGGCAGTGGGAGCGTTTACTCGCTCCTCTACAACGAGTTTGTCGTCTACAACCCGGCCCAGACGCGCATGCGCTACCTGTTGCGCATTAAGTTCAACTACTCATCGCTCTGGTGA
- the sdr39u1 gene encoding epimerase family protein SDR39U1 isoform X1, whose amino-acid sequence MRVVIGGGTGFVGRELIRLLRDKGHEVTVISRQQGPGRITWSELQSGGLPPCEGAVNLAGENLMNPLRWWGKSYKEDLFSSRIDTTKALAQAIAASPSPPQSWVLVSGVACYQPSLTAEYTEDSDWTPFDLLSKLVQEWEASALLPKSVTESTKQVVIRPGAVLGRDGGAMKQMLLPFWLGLGGTLGSGRQPFPWIHVSDLAGLIAYALEPPIGTPLSSPQVFNGVAPTLNTNYEFTKELGRVMRRPTIFPVPGVVMNALMGSERAVVLTQGQKVLPKRTLEAGFQYKYPDLSSALKEIVAS is encoded by the exons ATGAGAGTCGTAATAG GAGGTGGAACTGGCTTTGTGGGTCGTGAGTTGATTCGCCTTCTCAGAGATAAAGGTCACGAGGTCACCGTCATCTCTCGCCAGCAAGGTCCTGGGAGAATAACCTGG AGTGAGTTGCAGTCAGGCGGCCTCCCACCATGTGAGGGCGCTGTCAACTTGGCAGGAGAGAACCTCATGAACCCTCTCCGATG GTGGGGCAAAAGCTACAAGGAGGACTTGTTTTCCAGTCGTATTGACACGACAAAAGCTCTGGCTCAAGCGATCGCAGCGTCCCCAAGTCCTCCTCAGTCGTGGGTCCTGGTGTCTGGTGTAG CGTGCTACCAGCCCAGTTTGACAGCTGAGTATACAGAAGACAGTGATTGGACGCCCTTTGACCTGCTCTCTAAACTCGTGCAAGAGTGGGAAGCTTCTGCACTTTTGCCAAAAAGTGTGACAGAAAGCACCAAGCAAGTGGTAATCAGACCTG GGGCAGTGTTGGGTCGGGATGGCGGCGCTATGAAGCAGATGCTCCTGCCCTTCTGGCTCGGTCTTGGCGGTACCCTTGGCTCCGGGCGGCAGCCCTTTCCTTGGATTCACGTTTCAGACCTGGCTGGACTCATCGCTTACGCCTTGGAGCCTCCCATTGGCACGCCCCTATCCTCACCACAGGTCTTTAACGGAGTAGCCCCCACCCTCAACACCAACTACGAATTCACTAAAGAACTAGGGCGGGTCATGAGGCGGCCCACCATCTTTCCTGTGCCGGGTGTTGTCATGAACGCTCTAATGGGCTCGGAGAGAGCCGTGGTTCTCACTCAGGGCCAGAAAGTGCTTCCCAAGAGGACTCTAGAGGCCGGGTTTCAGTATAAGTACCCAGACCTGTCCTCGGCCCTCAAAGAGATTGTAGCAAGTTAA
- the sdr39u1 gene encoding epimerase family protein SDR39U1 isoform X2, translating to MNPLRWWGKSYKEDLFSSRIDTTKALAQAIAASPSPPQSWVLVSGVACYQPSLTAEYTEDSDWTPFDLLSKLVQEWEASALLPKSVTESTKQVVIRPGAVLGRDGGAMKQMLLPFWLGLGGTLGSGRQPFPWIHVSDLAGLIAYALEPPIGTPLSSPQVFNGVAPTLNTNYEFTKELGRVMRRPTIFPVPGVVMNALMGSERAVVLTQGQKVLPKRTLEAGFQYKYPDLSSALKEIVAS from the exons ATGAACCCTCTCCGATG GTGGGGCAAAAGCTACAAGGAGGACTTGTTTTCCAGTCGTATTGACACGACAAAAGCTCTGGCTCAAGCGATCGCAGCGTCCCCAAGTCCTCCTCAGTCGTGGGTCCTGGTGTCTGGTGTAG CGTGCTACCAGCCCAGTTTGACAGCTGAGTATACAGAAGACAGTGATTGGACGCCCTTTGACCTGCTCTCTAAACTCGTGCAAGAGTGGGAAGCTTCTGCACTTTTGCCAAAAAGTGTGACAGAAAGCACCAAGCAAGTGGTAATCAGACCTG GGGCAGTGTTGGGTCGGGATGGCGGCGCTATGAAGCAGATGCTCCTGCCCTTCTGGCTCGGTCTTGGCGGTACCCTTGGCTCCGGGCGGCAGCCCTTTCCTTGGATTCACGTTTCAGACCTGGCTGGACTCATCGCTTACGCCTTGGAGCCTCCCATTGGCACGCCCCTATCCTCACCACAGGTCTTTAACGGAGTAGCCCCCACCCTCAACACCAACTACGAATTCACTAAAGAACTAGGGCGGGTCATGAGGCGGCCCACCATCTTTCCTGTGCCGGGTGTTGTCATGAACGCTCTAATGGGCTCGGAGAGAGCCGTGGTTCTCACTCAGGGCCAGAAAGTGCTTCCCAAGAGGACTCTAGAGGCCGGGTTTCAGTATAAGTACCCAGACCTGTCCTCGGCCCTCAAAGAGATTGTAGCAAGTTAA